One segment of Ziziphus jujuba cultivar Dongzao chromosome 12, ASM3175591v1 DNA contains the following:
- the LOC107429062 gene encoding phosphatidylinositol N-acetylglucosaminyltransferase subunit A, whose translation MGDQKKRHRILMVSDFFYPNFGGVENHIYYLSQCLLKLGHKVVVMTHAYGTRSGVRYMTGGLKVYYVPWKPFLMQNTLPTFYGTLPIIRTILIREKISLVHGHQAFSTLCHEALMHARTMGYKVVFTDHSLYGFADVGSIHMNKVLQFTLADVSQAICVSHTSKENTVLRSGLPPEKVFVIPNAVDTAMFKPAPQRPSGNEIIIIVISRLVYRKGADLLVEVIPEVCRLYPNVRFIVGGDGPKRVRLEEMREKHSLQDRVEMLGAVPHAQVRSVLISGHIFLNSSLTEAFCIAILEAASCGLLTVSTRVGGVPEVLPDDMIVLAEPDPDDMVQAIKKAISILPKIDPQIMHNRMKELYNWHDVAKRTEIVYDRALKCSNQNLLERLSRYLSCGAWAGKLFCLVMIIDFLLWRLLQMWQPAENIEEVPDFTISHDQD comes from the exons ATGGGTGACCAGAAGAAAAGGCATAGAATTCTGATGGTCTCTGATTTTTTCTACCCCAACTTTGGTGGCGTGGAAAATCACATCTACTATCTCTCTCAATGCCTGCTGAAGCTTGGTCACAAG GTGGTGGTTATGACTCATGCTTATGGAACTCGTTCTGGGGTGAGGTATATGACTGGTGGACTGAAAGTTTACTATGTACCATGGAAACCCTTCCTTATGCAGAATACATTACCAACTTTCTATGGGACTCTACCGATTATAAGGACTATCCTTATTCGAGAAAAGATATCGTTGGTACATGGGCATCAAGCTTTCTCAACACTTTGTCATGAAGCATTGATGCATGCTCGAACTATGGGGTATAAGGTTGTGTTTACTGATCATTCACTCTATGGTTTTGCCGACGTGGGGAGCATCCACATGAACAAGGTATTGCAGTTTACTTTAGCGGATGTAAGTCAGGCCATCTGTGTCTCTCATACAAGTAAAGAAAACACGGTGCTACGATCAGGTTTGCCACCAGAAAAGGTTTTTGTAATACCTAATGCTGTTGATACAGCAATGTTCAAGCCTGCTCCACAGAGACCAAGTGGTAATGAAATTATTATCATCGTTATAAGTAGATTGGTTTACCGGAAGGGTGCAGATCTGCTGGTTGAAGTTATTCCTGAAGTCTGCCGTCTATATCCCAAC GTTCGTTTCATTGTTGGGGGAGATGGACCTAAACGTGTGCGGCTAGAAGAGATGAGGGAGAAACATTCTCTTCAAGATCGAGTTGAAATGTTGGGTGCTGTACCACATGCCCAAGTGCGATCTGTCCTTATTTCTGGCCATATATTCTTAAACAG TTCTTTGACAGAGGCCTTTTGCATAGCCATATTAGAGGCTGCTAGTTGTGGATTGTTGACTGTTAGTACACGCGTAGGAGGTGTCCCAGAG GTTCTACCAGATGATATGATTGTACTAGCTGAACCAGATCCTGATGATATGGTACAAGCAATCAAGAAGGCAATATCTATACTTCCCAAGATTGATCCGCAAATCATGCACAACCGT ATGAAAGAACTCTACAATTGGCATGATGTTGCCAAAAGGACAGAGATTGTGTACGATCGTGCTTTGAAATGCTCAAATCAAAATCTTCTAGAACGACTTTCGCG GTATCTTTCATGTGGAGCATGGGCAGGGAAGCTTTTTTGCTTGGTTATGATCATTGATTTTTTGCTATGGCGTCTACTGCAAATGTGGCag CCTGCAGAGAATATAGAAGAGGTGCCTGATTTTACTATATCCCATGATCAAGACTGA